From one Geoalkalibacter halelectricus genomic stretch:
- a CDS encoding thermonuclease family protein: MRVFLGRAFLLRLVVLILLFLLGQALSACASETRGRVAWIFDGDTIEIEALGRVRLLGIDTPEGEDSHRDLFYQRRFGIPPEHLRKIAREALRYNIRHVKGQVVTLRFEGERRDAHGRLRAYVILPDGRNLNRLLVEEGLAAVYRRIDFSHKQDFLRAEEQARRLGKGLWAQSQ; encoded by the coding sequence ATGAGGGTCTTTCTGGGGCGTGCTTTTCTCTTGCGCCTGGTCGTCCTGATTTTGCTGTTCCTGCTGGGGCAGGCCTTGAGCGCCTGTGCGAGCGAAACGCGCGGCCGCGTCGCGTGGATTTTCGACGGCGACACCATCGAGATCGAAGCTTTGGGCAGAGTGCGCCTGCTCGGCATCGACACCCCCGAGGGAGAAGATTCCCATCGTGACCTTTTTTACCAACGCCGCTTCGGCATCCCCCCCGAGCACCTGCGCAAGATTGCCCGCGAGGCCCTGCGCTACAACATCCGCCACGTCAAGGGCCAGGTGGTGACCCTGCGCTTCGAAGGGGAGCGCCGCGACGCCCACGGCCGCTTGCGCGCCTACGTCATTCTGCCCGACGGCCGCAACCTCAACCGCCTGCTGGTCGAGGAGGGACTGGCGGCAGTCTATCGGCGCATCGATTTCAGCCACAAGCAAGATTTTTTGCGCGCCGAGGAGCAGGCTCGACGACTCGGCAAAGGCTTGTGGGCTCAATCCCAATAA
- a CDS encoding aconitate hydratase: protein MAKNLTRKILEAHLVAGSLVPGEEIGIHIDHTLLQDATGTMAMLEFEALGLERVKVDLAAQYVDHNLLQADFRNADDHKYLQTACARYGIHFSRPGNGISHQVHMERFGRPGLTMIGADSHTPGAAGVSMLAIGAGGLDVALAMAGRPYFFPCPKVLGVKVTGELPDWCSAKDVILEMLRRYDVKGCVGKVVEYYGPGMLSLSATDRETIGNMGTELGATSTIFPSDQRTRQYLEAQGRGDAWRELSADPGCDYDEHAELDLSRIEPLIACPSSPGNIKRVAEVAGIRADQVIVGSSVNSSFRDLMVTAKIVEGRHSHPDTAFHVNPGSRQVLENVAQAGGVMALLLAGARIHQSGCLGCIGMGQAPGTGQVSLRTFPRNFPGRSGTKDDQVYLCSPETAAASALKGVITDPRDLAEDMDYPRIEDPEMYIIDESSIIFPAPELAETEVVRGPNVMKLPEFDALPDTLEARVAIRVEDNISTDGIMPAGSKILPLRSNIAAISEYVFHLVDPEFVERIKELKSAVVIGGDNYGQGSSREHAALAPRYLGVRAKIVKNFARIHKANLCNFGILPLVFKDPGDYDLCEKGKKVVFPDVKKHLQSGAKEIPVEVDGKKILTILEVSDRQREHLIAGGTLNYVKQELGTK, encoded by the coding sequence AAAAATCTGACACGCAAGATTCTCGAGGCGCATCTGGTCGCCGGGAGCCTGGTGCCCGGTGAGGAAATCGGCATTCATATCGATCATACCCTGCTGCAGGACGCCACCGGTACCATGGCCATGCTCGAGTTCGAGGCCTTGGGTCTTGAGCGGGTCAAGGTCGACCTGGCCGCCCAGTATGTCGACCACAACCTGCTGCAGGCCGATTTCAGAAACGCCGATGACCACAAATACCTTCAGACCGCCTGCGCCCGTTACGGCATCCACTTCAGCCGCCCCGGCAATGGCATTTCCCACCAGGTGCACATGGAGCGTTTCGGCCGTCCGGGACTCACCATGATCGGCGCCGACAGCCATACTCCCGGTGCCGCCGGCGTGTCCATGCTGGCCATCGGCGCGGGCGGACTCGATGTCGCCCTGGCCATGGCCGGGCGACCCTATTTTTTCCCCTGCCCGAAAGTGCTCGGGGTCAAAGTGACCGGCGAGCTGCCCGACTGGTGCAGCGCCAAGGATGTGATTCTGGAAATGCTGCGCCGCTATGACGTCAAGGGCTGCGTCGGCAAGGTGGTGGAATATTACGGACCGGGGATGCTCAGTCTCTCGGCGACGGACCGTGAAACCATTGGCAACATGGGCACCGAGCTGGGCGCCACCAGTACGATTTTCCCCTCGGATCAGCGCACCCGTCAATACCTCGAAGCCCAGGGGCGCGGAGATGCCTGGCGGGAACTCTCCGCCGATCCCGGCTGCGATTACGACGAACACGCCGAGCTGGATCTTTCCCGGATCGAGCCCCTGATCGCCTGTCCCTCCTCGCCGGGCAATATCAAGCGTGTCGCCGAGGTGGCGGGAATCAGGGCCGACCAGGTGATCGTCGGCTCCAGCGTCAACTCCTCCTTCCGCGATCTGATGGTCACGGCAAAGATTGTGGAGGGGCGCCACAGCCACCCGGATACGGCCTTCCACGTCAATCCCGGCAGCCGTCAGGTTCTGGAGAACGTCGCCCAGGCCGGCGGCGTCATGGCGTTGCTGCTGGCCGGCGCGCGCATTCATCAAAGCGGCTGTCTCGGTTGCATCGGCATGGGGCAGGCACCGGGCACCGGCCAAGTGAGCCTGCGCACCTTCCCGCGTAATTTCCCGGGACGCTCCGGCACCAAGGACGACCAGGTCTATCTCTGCTCGCCGGAAACGGCAGCCGCCTCGGCGCTCAAAGGCGTCATTACCGATCCGCGCGATCTCGCCGAGGACATGGATTATCCGCGCATTGAGGATCCCGAGATGTACATCATTGACGAATCCTCTATCATTTTTCCCGCTCCCGAACTGGCCGAAACCGAAGTGGTGCGCGGGCCCAACGTCATGAAACTGCCCGAATTCGACGCGCTGCCCGATACCCTTGAAGCGCGTGTCGCGATCCGCGTCGAGGACAATATCTCCACCGACGGCATCATGCCCGCCGGTAGTAAAATTCTGCCGTTACGCTCCAATATCGCCGCCATCAGCGAGTATGTTTTTCATCTTGTCGATCCCGAGTTCGTCGAGCGCATCAAGGAGCTGAAAAGCGCCGTGGTCATCGGCGGAGATAATTACGGGCAGGGCTCATCGCGGGAACATGCTGCCCTGGCACCGCGTTATCTGGGGGTGCGCGCCAAGATCGTCAAGAACTTTGCTCGCATCCACAAGGCCAACCTGTGCAACTTCGGTATTTTGCCGCTGGTCTTTAAGGATCCCGGGGATTACGACTTGTGCGAGAAGGGCAAGAAGGTGGTGTTTCCGGACGTCAAAAAACATCTGCAAAGCGGCGCCAAGGAGATTCCCGTGGAGGTCGACGGCAAGAAAATCCTCACAATTCTGGAAGTCTCGGATCGCCAGCGCGAGCACCTGATCGCGGGCGGTACCCTCAACTACGTCAAGCAGGAGCTGGGAACCAAATAG